Proteins encoded by one window of Halomonas sp. SH5A2:
- a CDS encoding RNA-directed DNA polymerase gives MQVVRLEHFVRAAEDIGSHGDNDMLPFDIDNRFISDKSEQLAKVAYQFFSGLERGGKSNASDKINSINVFTERLLSPAGASGFRISTKIHPFWNIYLNGLAIAIAEENEGNRSGFAHSYRFISVGDSLFDRDQSWRAYKEATINNPKIKDSNSYVVQTDISSFYEHIYHHRVENCIVDLFEKDSTVATQVDRLLSKISSGRSFGLPVGGQCSRILAELLMTSIDQLLTQSGVVWHRYVDDYTLIASSQAEAYKFLSILSNALADYGLSLNRTKTTILKSQHYENFVHAQLFSEDGSASKLKEIDLHFDPYSDNPDEDYEELVDTVQKLDVQHLLGLEIHKSQPDAFLIAQISRTLKLHDTSVALNLCRVLLSPSNLHSFRGSWSTIIRGVGSLRSDDEYKGIFHEIDELIDNVILTSKHLLLPEANCLHFLRILRHQKTDIRSRYVYQEVFDNTNSSAIKRACIDCFRCWRDRPSFIQVRNSWHTLNPEVQRMLWLASYQFDDEGRHFRNQVKKTISNLWSLGFEKKGSQTFENLYIDWVERNAIS, from the coding sequence ATGCAAGTAGTGAGATTGGAGCATTTTGTTAGAGCTGCAGAGGATATTGGCTCTCATGGTGACAATGACATGTTGCCATTTGATATCGATAATAGGTTTATTTCAGATAAAAGTGAACAGTTGGCTAAGGTTGCTTATCAATTCTTTAGCGGTTTAGAAAGAGGTGGGAAAAGTAATGCGAGTGATAAGATAAATTCAATTAATGTGTTTACGGAAAGGCTTTTATCTCCTGCTGGGGCGAGTGGATTTAGAATATCTACCAAAATTCACCCTTTCTGGAATATATATTTAAATGGGTTGGCGATAGCAATAGCAGAAGAAAATGAGGGCAATAGAAGTGGGTTTGCTCATTCATATAGGTTTATTTCTGTTGGAGATAGTTTGTTTGATAGGGATCAGTCATGGAGAGCATATAAAGAAGCTACAATAAATAATCCAAAAATAAAAGACTCAAATTCCTATGTGGTACAGACTGATATATCAAGCTTTTATGAGCATATATACCATCATAGAGTTGAAAATTGCATAGTTGATCTCTTTGAAAAAGATTCTACTGTAGCTACTCAAGTTGATCGGTTGCTAAGTAAGATTTCATCTGGTCGTTCATTTGGTTTACCTGTGGGAGGGCAATGCTCTCGAATTTTAGCAGAATTGTTAATGACCTCTATTGATCAACTGCTAACACAATCCGGTGTGGTATGGCATAGATATGTAGATGATTACACACTGATTGCAAGTAGCCAAGCTGAAGCTTATAAGTTTTTATCAATACTTTCTAATGCATTAGCGGACTATGGTTTGTCACTTAATAGAACAAAAACTACAATATTGAAGTCGCAGCATTATGAAAATTTTGTTCATGCTCAACTGTTCTCAGAGGACGGGAGTGCAAGCAAGTTAAAAGAAATTGATTTGCACTTTGATCCCTATTCTGATAATCCGGACGAAGATTATGAAGAGCTTGTTGATACAGTGCAAAAATTAGATGTGCAACATCTCCTTGGGCTTGAGATTCATAAGAGTCAACCTGATGCCTTTTTGATAGCTCAGATTAGTAGAACTCTTAAACTACATGATACAAGTGTGGCTTTGAATCTTTGTAGAGTTCTACTCTCACCATCTAATTTACATTCGTTTAGGGGGTCATGGTCTACAATTATAAGAGGTGTAGGTTCATTGCGATCGGATGATGAGTATAAAGGCATTTTCCATGAAATTGATGAGTTGATTGATAACGTTATACTTACATCTAAGCACCTTTTGCTTCCTGAAGCTAATTGCTTACATTTTTTACGTATACTAAGACATCAAAAAACAGATATTAGATCTCGATATGTTTATCAGGAGGTTTTTGATAATACAAACTCAAGCGCGATTAAGCGAGCGTGCATTGATTGCTTTAGGTGTTGGAGGGATCGTCCGTCATTTATTCAAGTAAGGAATTCCTGGCATACATTAAATCCTGAAGTCCAAAGAATGCTCTGGCTGGCATCATATCAGTTTGATGATGAAGGAAGGCATTTTAGAAACCAAGTAAAGAAAACGATTAGCAACTTATGGAGCCTTGGTTTTGAGAAAAAAGGTAGCCAGACTTTTGAAAACTTGTACATAGATTGGGTAGAAAGAAATGCGATTTCATAG